From the Bacillota bacterium genome, the window TCTCCAGCCCCATCTGCAGCAGCTCTGCCGCGGTAGTGGTCCCGGCGGCGTGATAGGAGGGGTCGTGCCCCCATTTCTCCTTGAACAGCTTCACGTAGGTTTGCGTATCCCCGAACACGGGGTCCTTGTACCGGGCAGTGGGCACCCACATGGCGCATCCCAGCACGTACTCGGCGTCCTTTCCCAGGGTCTTGGCGAAATCGGGCACCGGGGGTCCCACGGTCATGGCGATCATCTGGGGGCAGAAGTCAAGCTCCTTGCAGTTGCGCATCATGATGATGCTCTCGGCCAGGTGGCTCGACCCCAGGAACACGTCCGGGTTCTTCTGCTTGATGGCCGTGATCTGAGGGGTGAGGTCTTTGGTCCCTACGGGAAAAACATCGTAGTAGACGATCTGCAGCCCCTTGTCCTGGCAGAACTTCTTTGCCCCCTCCGCCGCCTCCAGGCTGAAGACGTCGTTCTTGGTGAGTATGGCCACCGTCTTCGGCCTGGGCTCCATGGTCACGAGCAGATCGACGGTGGCCTTGAAGTAGTCGGAGGACGCCGCGTACACGCCAAAGATGTACTTGTATCCCCGGGTGAAGATGTTGGTGGCCCCGCCGGCGCCCATGATCATGGGCACCTTGTACTTCTCGGCCACGGTGCTGGCCGCAAACCCCGCCGGGCTCCCGTAAGGTGCGAACAAAAGCTTGATATTGTCTTCGGTGATCAGCTTCTCGGTCAGGCGGGCACTGGTTTCCGGCTTGGACTCGTCGTCATAGTACTTGATTTCCACCA encodes:
- a CDS encoding amino acid ABC transporter substrate-binding protein, giving the protein MRPCRAVAVLATVLVVLVAAAGCSKGAQEAQPQKVVIGMPLSFTGSTAKEGQMCKEGVELWKDYVNDRGGINIGGKKYLVEIKYYDDESKPETSARLTEKLITEDNIKLLFAPYGSPAGFAASTVAEKYKVPMIMGAGGATNIFTRGYKYIFGVYAASSDYFKATVDLLVTMEPRPKTVAILTKNDVFSLEAAEGAKKFCQDKGLQIVYYDVFPVGTKDLTPQITAIKQKNPDVFLGSSHLAESIIMMRNCKELDFCPQMIAMTVGPPVPDFAKTLGKDAEYVLGCAMWVPTARYKDPVFGDTQTYVKLFKEKWGHDPSYHAAGTTTAAELLQMGLEKAGSTDPEKVREALSQLGEVELLWGRFRHAPNGMVEGKEVATIQILNGQPVPVWPKDVAAETFKYPLPPWSQR